Proteins from a single region of Bremerella sp. JC817:
- a CDS encoding Rieske (2Fe-2S) protein codes for MSEFHTVAKVGDIPEGEGQAFNVGGRTVAVFNTGEGYQAIDDFCPHMGASLASGPLEDGVVVCPWHAWGFQLCDGAWLDNPKIKVDCFEVRVVEDEIQVRVNEKTN; via the coding sequence ATGTCCGAGTTCCATACCGTCGCCAAAGTTGGAGATATCCCCGAGGGAGAAGGTCAGGCCTTTAACGTCGGAGGACGCACGGTTGCCGTCTTTAACACAGGCGAGGGGTACCAGGCCATCGACGATTTTTGCCCGCATATGGGGGCTTCGCTCGCTTCTGGCCCGCTGGAAGATGGCGTGGTGGTATGCCCCTGGCATGCTTGGGGCTTCCAACTGTGCGATGGTGCCTGGCTCGATAACCCGAAGATCAAAGTCGATTGCTTCGAGGTTCGCGTCGTCGAAGACGAGATCCAGGTCCGCGTCAACGAGAAGACCAACTAG
- a CDS encoding tetratricopeptide repeat protein has translation MIVRTHLGIVLASAITLLGSFLPGLLFAADSASTETKEKPRQKDELPFWQLPETFVEERPRNESAENRLQLTTLLTKARLQDHRGDVAGALQTYQRAYRLSPGSANILQEIVRLGFLLQRNEVASRYAVLLAQNQTAMSADALQRVAQYCIEDGQVEQAIELYERALVLLIKENAHPQAMGIHFRLMTIYEAHGEPKMAARHANDIARMIEDPKKFDLDEVIEQFTPGGLRSTYEQLGTVYLEAEQPDKAAKMFAAAEKMESNPARHLIHTAAVDVARKDWKGAQKAIDKFLEDDDQTDSQPYELLRKIAENQAESPEAARDQVIERLQKLHEASPDFAPLAYNLASLYAEKQAWDQVIETASPLVEDEPDASILPALCQAYIEKTDWSAFVTLLATSLDQTYELDVVQEPLDKLLKSEAQWSQLQEAIEKLDPAKLSLNERIGVARLYQLDGQGETAWPWIEAALPELDSQEKARLLMQFGLQAFRDDQEPVAEKAFRAAIKLGLPKSQTSLFYFYLATTLELQGKTSDALRTAKRAALLDEQSALLRSRIPWTLNHAGRTEEAVEEYRTLLSKFSDDYENRQTRQVIRDAKRLLSSIASQKKEIPEATTWLEEVLDEFPGDTGAMNDLGYLWIDNDINLGRGFDMIQKAVAEEPDNYAYLDSLGWAYYRLGRFEPAIAQLQKAAELSEGEDGTVLDHLGDVYLAAGQKGKAIEQWQKAVTSLKEAEEEDTATLTAVEAKLKEHQ, from the coding sequence ATGATCGTTCGAACGCACCTTGGAATCGTCTTGGCTTCGGCCATCACTTTGCTCGGGTCGTTTCTGCCCGGCCTGTTGTTCGCGGCCGACAGTGCCTCGACCGAGACCAAGGAAAAGCCTCGTCAGAAAGACGAACTTCCGTTCTGGCAGTTGCCCGAAACCTTCGTTGAAGAACGCCCCCGCAACGAATCAGCCGAGAACCGTCTGCAACTTACCACGCTGCTGACCAAAGCCCGTCTGCAAGATCATCGCGGCGACGTGGCCGGCGCCCTGCAAACCTACCAGCGTGCCTATCGCCTCAGTCCTGGCTCGGCGAACATCCTGCAAGAGATCGTCCGGCTTGGCTTTCTGCTCCAGCGTAATGAAGTCGCTTCGCGCTATGCCGTGCTTCTTGCCCAAAATCAAACCGCCATGTCGGCCGACGCGCTCCAGCGTGTGGCTCAGTACTGCATTGAAGATGGTCAGGTCGAACAAGCGATCGAGCTCTATGAACGAGCCCTGGTGTTGCTGATCAAAGAAAACGCCCATCCGCAAGCGATGGGAATTCATTTCCGCCTGATGACCATCTACGAAGCGCATGGCGAGCCGAAGATGGCCGCGCGGCATGCCAACGACATCGCCCGCATGATCGAAGATCCCAAGAAGTTCGACCTGGACGAAGTGATCGAGCAGTTCACGCCTGGCGGCCTGCGTTCCACCTACGAACAACTCGGAACCGTTTACCTGGAAGCGGAGCAGCCCGACAAAGCAGCCAAGATGTTCGCTGCAGCGGAAAAGATGGAATCGAATCCAGCACGCCACCTGATTCACACCGCAGCGGTCGACGTAGCTCGCAAAGACTGGAAGGGTGCCCAGAAGGCGATCGACAAGTTCCTGGAAGATGACGATCAAACCGACTCTCAGCCCTATGAACTTCTGCGAAAGATCGCAGAGAATCAGGCCGAGTCGCCCGAAGCGGCCCGCGATCAGGTGATCGAGCGTCTTCAGAAGCTTCACGAAGCTTCGCCAGACTTCGCGCCGCTGGCCTATAACCTGGCCAGCCTCTATGCCGAAAAGCAGGCCTGGGATCAAGTCATCGAAACTGCGAGCCCGCTCGTTGAAGACGAACCCGATGCCAGCATACTGCCGGCTCTCTGCCAGGCCTACATCGAGAAGACCGACTGGTCGGCGTTCGTAACGCTGCTGGCCACTTCGCTCGATCAGACCTACGAACTCGACGTCGTTCAAGAGCCACTTGATAAGCTTCTAAAAAGCGAAGCCCAATGGTCGCAGTTGCAGGAAGCAATCGAAAAACTCGATCCAGCCAAGCTCTCGCTGAACGAGCGAATTGGCGTGGCTCGGCTGTATCAACTGGATGGCCAAGGGGAAACGGCATGGCCCTGGATTGAAGCGGCGCTGCCCGAACTCGACTCGCAAGAGAAGGCTCGCCTGCTGATGCAGTTCGGCTTACAGGCCTTCCGCGACGATCAGGAACCGGTCGCCGAGAAGGCGTTCCGCGCGGCGATCAAACTCGGCCTGCCGAAGTCGCAGACGTCGCTCTTCTACTTCTACCTGGCAACGACGCTGGAACTGCAAGGCAAGACGAGCGATGCCTTGCGGACGGCGAAGCGTGCCGCGCTGCTTGACGAACAGTCGGCCTTGCTACGCAGCCGCATTCCTTGGACGCTGAATCACGCCGGCCGTACCGAGGAAGCGGTCGAAGAGTATCGCACGCTGCTCAGCAAGTTCTCCGACGACTACGAGAACCGCCAGACTCGTCAAGTGATTCGAGACGCCAAGCGATTGCTTTCCAGCATTGCCAGCCAGAAGAAAGAGATCCCCGAAGCAACGACCTGGCTGGAAGAAGTGCTCGACGAGTTCCCCGGCGATACCGGAGCGATGAACGATCTCGGTTATCTCTGGATCGACAACGATATAAACCTGGGCCGGGGCTTCGATATGATTCAGAAGGCAGTCGCCGAGGAGCCAGACAACTACGCCTACCTCGACAGCCTTGGCTGGGCTTACTATCGTTTGGGCCGCTTCGAGCCTGCGATCGCTCAACTCCAAAAGGCCGCCGAACTCTCCGAAGGGGAAGATGGCACCGTGCTCGATCATCTCGGCGATGTCTACCTGGCTGCCGGCCAGAAGGGCAAGGCAATCGAGCAGTGGCAAAAGGCGGTCACTTCCTTGAAGGAAGCGGAAGAAGAAGACACCGCCACGCTGACAGCGGTGGAAGCCAAGCTGAAAGAACATCAGTAA
- a CDS encoding YebC/PmpR family DNA-binding transcriptional regulator, with amino-acid sequence MAGHSHWANIKRKKEAVDAKRGKIWTKCSKAITVAAQLGGGDPAANPRLRLAITDAKSARMPNDTIDRAIKKGTGEGKGDAFEEIVYEGYGPAGVAVMVDVLTDNRNRTAPELRKLFDTHGGNLGAAGCVAWNFDRKGVFHLPADKTTEEQLLEVALEAGAEDIQREEESFRVTCEPEVYSDVQEALEAAGIEGENSSVSRVPKDVIEVTGDDARKLMHLLSTLDDHDDVQDVSANFSIPDAEMAEIDG; translated from the coding sequence ATGGCCGGACATTCCCACTGGGCGAATATCAAACGCAAAAAAGAAGCGGTCGACGCCAAGCGAGGCAAGATCTGGACCAAGTGCTCGAAAGCGATCACCGTGGCAGCTCAGCTAGGCGGCGGCGATCCTGCGGCAAATCCTCGCTTGCGGTTGGCGATTACCGACGCAAAGAGTGCCCGGATGCCGAACGACACCATCGATCGCGCGATCAAGAAGGGTACCGGAGAAGGGAAGGGGGATGCCTTCGAAGAGATCGTCTACGAAGGCTATGGTCCGGCCGGCGTTGCGGTGATGGTGGATGTACTGACCGACAACCGCAATCGAACCGCTCCCGAGCTACGCAAGCTTTTCGATACCCATGGCGGTAACCTCGGTGCCGCCGGCTGCGTAGCCTGGAACTTCGATCGCAAAGGGGTCTTTCATCTTCCGGCCGACAAGACCACCGAAGAGCAGCTGCTGGAAGTCGCCCTCGAAGCTGGCGCTGAAGATATCCAGCGCGAAGAAGAAAGCTTCCGTGTGACGTGTGAACCGGAAGTCTATTCCGACGTGCAAGAAGCATTAGAAGCGGCCGGAATCGAAGGCGAAAATTCGAGCGTTTCCCGGGTGCCGAAAGATGTGATCGAAGTCACCGGCGACGATGCCCGCAAACTGATGCATCTGCTCAGTACCCTCGACGACCATGACGACGTCCAAGATGTCTCGGCAAATTTCAGTATTCCTGATGCCGAGATGGCCGAGATCGATGGCTAG